The following coding sequences are from one Pseudonocardia sp. EC080619-01 window:
- a CDS encoding response regulator receiver protein: MTDTAVRCGYSRCRAELAPPGPQGGRPRSFCRDTRWEGGRTCSQMARAERDALGTLGLDTGSGAFALDADRLREHVATVAGPVAELSAALAAVGERLDEVERDALVATEAARTKAAEADAARQEAEAARDTAVVRAREADKDAAEARRERTEAVTRAEESARAAIEATEALGAARQQAAAAEDARDRALDGHRRADERAVTADRDREAAVLAARTAEHERDTAHREIAQTTRARDQATDDLATLRAAHEQLRTERDRLAETTAEQRSRLTAKQEVLDDARATAEQLRDQYASATAAAERAREEHRSLATQLDQARRERDDQAAELAQLRAATTDVADGDTPRRMHPEDLAALTAAMRGQH, from the coding sequence GTGACCGACACCGCCGTACGCTGCGGATACAGCCGCTGCCGCGCCGAGCTCGCACCTCCCGGCCCCCAGGGCGGCCGACCCCGCTCGTTCTGCCGCGACACCCGCTGGGAGGGCGGGCGCACGTGCTCGCAGATGGCCCGCGCCGAACGCGACGCATTGGGCACGCTCGGCCTCGACACCGGCTCGGGAGCGTTCGCCCTCGACGCCGACCGGCTACGGGAGCACGTCGCCACCGTCGCCGGCCCGGTCGCGGAGCTCTCCGCGGCGTTGGCCGCGGTGGGGGAGCGGCTCGACGAAGTCGAGCGTGACGCTCTGGTCGCCACCGAGGCGGCCCGCACGAAGGCAGCCGAGGCGGATGCGGCCCGCCAGGAGGCCGAGGCCGCACGTGACACGGCCGTGGTCCGGGCGCGTGAGGCGGACAAGGACGCGGCGGAGGCCCGCCGGGAACGCACCGAGGCCGTCACCCGGGCCGAGGAGTCCGCGCGCGCAGCCATCGAGGCCACCGAGGCGCTCGGCGCCGCCCGCCAGCAGGCTGCCGCCGCCGAGGACGCCCGGGACAGGGCCCTCGACGGCCACCGGCGGGCGGACGAGCGAGCGGTCACCGCCGACCGGGACCGCGAAGCAGCTGTGCTTGCCGCCCGCACAGCCGAGCACGAGCGCGACACCGCCCACCGCGAGATCGCCCAGACCACCCGTGCCCGCGACCAGGCCACCGACGATCTGGCCACGCTGCGCGCAGCTCACGAGCAGTTGCGTACCGAGCGGGACCGGCTCGCCGAGACCACCGCCGAACAGCGCAGTCGTCTCACCGCGAAGCAGGAGGTGCTCGACGACGCCCGTGCCACCGCCGAGCAGCTGCGCGACCAGTACGCGTCGGCCACTGCGGCCGCGGAGCGTGCACGCGAGGAGCACCGCAGCCTGGCCACCCAGCTCGACCAGGCTCGTCGTGAGCGCGACGACCAGGCCGCCGAACTCGCCCAGCTACGCGCGGCCACGACCGACGTCGCCGACGGTGACACCCCGAGGCGCATGCACCCCGAGGACCTCGCGGCGCTGACCGCGGCGATGCGCGGACAGCACTGA
- a CDS encoding MsnO8 family LLM class oxidoreductase gives MREALARAVDLAKLAERFGFGRYWTAETHGMRAVAGCSPEVVCAAAAGATTRVRIGAAGVLLPHHPPLLVSERFGTLEALYPDRIDLCLGRSLGGPRAAADAIRAERDDSVSGVAAQIDALTSRFRQEYHLGVRSVTGYGYEPQLWIPGTGTISAALAAQRGLPYAFGGHLNVGATDAAVTEYHEQAERASARKHLAVSVGVIAADTRREAEHLAESHRMKVMQRVVYKRRVFLPDPDIAARDRPTDPRLLEEYYRATKGFLIGDGDDVGRGLAELRERTGADELIVSTPVFDHDARSRSYRLVAGHG, from the coding sequence GTGCGGGAGGCTCTGGCGAGGGCCGTCGATCTGGCGAAACTCGCCGAGCGGTTCGGCTTCGGCCGCTACTGGACTGCGGAGACACACGGGATGAGGGCTGTCGCCGGCTGCTCTCCCGAGGTCGTGTGCGCAGCGGCGGCCGGCGCTACGACGAGAGTGCGAATCGGCGCGGCCGGCGTCCTGCTACCCCACCACCCGCCTCTTCTCGTCTCGGAGCGATTCGGCACGCTGGAGGCCCTGTACCCGGATCGGATCGACCTGTGCCTGGGGCGCTCTCTCGGGGGTCCGCGCGCGGCCGCGGACGCCATCCGGGCTGAGCGCGATGACTCCGTCTCCGGTGTGGCCGCGCAGATCGACGCGCTCACGAGTCGTTTTCGCCAGGAGTACCACCTCGGGGTGCGTTCGGTGACCGGCTACGGGTACGAGCCTCAGTTGTGGATTCCGGGAACCGGGACGATCAGCGCCGCACTCGCCGCGCAGCGTGGACTGCCCTACGCGTTCGGAGGGCACCTCAACGTCGGTGCGACCGATGCCGCGGTCACGGAGTATCACGAGCAGGCCGAGAGGGCGTCCGCCCGCAAGCACCTCGCGGTGTCCGTGGGCGTCATCGCCGCCGACACCCGCCGCGAGGCCGAGCACCTCGCGGAGTCGCATCGCATGAAGGTCATGCAGCGAGTGGTGTACAAGCGCCGTGTCTTCCTGCCTGATCCCGACATCGCGGCCCGTGACCGCCCGACCGACCCGCGGCTGCTCGAGGAGTACTACAGAGCGACGAAGGGCTTCCTGATCGGCGACGGGGACGACGTCGGCCGGGGGCTTGCCGAGCTCCGCGAACGGACCGGGGCCGACGAACTGATCGTGTCGACACCGGTGTTCGATCACGATGCCCGGTCGCGCTCGTACCGTCTTGTCGCCGGGCACGGTTAG
- a CDS encoding TetR/AcrR family transcriptional regulator, producing the protein MGLLDLPTIVDVALGIARTDGMSALSMRRIADELGRSPMALYRHVADRQSLVLAMLDTVAARIEIPAPVEDPRSEITVLMHAVHTAAQHEPWIVTALAQEGLASPRIVPVIDRILAASGLQGAAALSANMLLWEFAYGELLTSHQRCPGSWGRAMMRGSDPERFPALHAAIREADRAPGEPQPELFGPHLQTVLDGLLGPTPETGEPR; encoded by the coding sequence ATGGGCCTGCTCGATCTGCCGACGATCGTCGATGTCGCACTCGGCATCGCTCGCACCGACGGGATGTCCGCGCTGAGCATGCGCCGCATCGCCGACGAGCTGGGCCGGTCCCCGATGGCGCTCTACCGGCACGTGGCCGACCGGCAGTCGCTCGTGCTGGCGATGCTGGACACGGTCGCCGCGCGGATCGAGATCCCGGCACCCGTCGAGGACCCCCGATCCGAGATCACCGTGCTCATGCACGCCGTGCACACCGCCGCGCAGCACGAGCCCTGGATCGTGACCGCGCTCGCGCAGGAGGGGCTCGCCAGCCCCCGCATCGTCCCGGTCATCGACCGGATCCTGGCCGCGTCCGGACTGCAGGGAGCGGCCGCGCTGTCGGCGAACATGTTGCTGTGGGAGTTCGCCTACGGCGAGCTGCTCACCTCGCACCAGCGATGCCCGGGCTCCTGGGGGCGCGCCATGATGCGCGGCTCGGACCCTGAGCGGTTCCCGGCTCTGCACGCCGCCATCCGCGAAGCCGACCGGGCGCCGGGCGAACCGCAGCCCGAGCTGTTCGGACCCCACCTGCAGACCGTGCTCGACGGCCTGCTCGGCCCCACCCCCGAGACCGGAGAACCCCGATGA
- a CDS encoding LLM class flavin-dependent oxidoreductase: protein MTDPRFGLLLFTHRFPGHDDGEVLQTALALAARAEELGFDDLWTTEHHFISYGVNPSGLTLAAHLLGRTERMRVGTAVTILPTHSPVAVAEQTALLDQVSGGRFDLGVGRGGPVVDYEALDRSLDHWREGMPEALELLMRSFDGRVSADGERYRFREVAPGPRPLTRPHPPVYLAASSERNADLAASYDLPLLFFLLQGPDAMAPLVEQHAAATGRPAESFAHGTTVLAHVTDTVDEAREHMTDTVMPFFGQAFSEYVMLEEREGSGPPPEQMGEMALASEAIGPVDLCVERIAARLEVPGVSRVLFHVESTGTREGSLATLERLAADVLPRVRERVGAPPARV, encoded by the coding sequence ATGACCGATCCCCGATTCGGCCTGCTGCTGTTCACCCACCGCTTCCCGGGCCACGACGATGGCGAGGTGCTGCAGACCGCGCTCGCTCTCGCCGCCCGCGCCGAGGAGCTGGGCTTCGACGACCTGTGGACCACTGAGCACCACTTCATCTCCTACGGTGTGAACCCATCGGGGCTGACGCTGGCCGCGCACCTGCTCGGACGGACCGAGCGGATGCGTGTCGGGACGGCGGTGACGATCCTGCCCACACACTCCCCGGTCGCCGTCGCCGAGCAGACCGCTCTGCTCGACCAGGTCTCCGGCGGCCGGTTCGACCTCGGGGTCGGGCGCGGCGGGCCGGTCGTCGACTACGAGGCGTTGGACCGGTCGCTGGACCACTGGCGGGAGGGCATGCCGGAGGCGCTGGAGCTGCTGATGCGCTCGTTCGACGGGCGGGTGTCGGCGGACGGGGAGCGATACCGGTTCCGCGAGGTCGCGCCCGGTCCGCGCCCACTTACCCGGCCGCATCCGCCCGTGTATCTCGCCGCGTCGTCGGAACGCAACGCCGACCTCGCGGCGTCCTACGACCTGCCGCTGCTGTTCTTCCTGCTGCAGGGCCCGGACGCGATGGCGCCGCTGGTCGAGCAGCACGCCGCGGCCACCGGAAGGCCGGCGGAGTCCTTTGCCCACGGCACAACCGTGCTCGCGCACGTCACCGACACCGTGGACGAGGCCCGCGAGCACATGACGGACACGGTGATGCCGTTCTTCGGGCAGGCGTTCTCCGAATACGTGATGCTCGAAGAGCGCGAGGGCAGCGGTCCACCGCCCGAGCAGATGGGCGAGATGGCGCTGGCCTCGGAAGCGATCGGTCCGGTCGACCTGTGCGTGGAGCGGATCGCCGCCCGGCTGGAAGTCCCGGGGGTGTCCCGGGTCCTGTTCCACGTGGAGTCCACCGGCACCCGTGAGGGCTCGCTCGCGACGCTCGAACGGCTCGCCGCCGACGTGCTGCCGCGCGTGCGGGAACGGGTCGGCGCACCGCCCGCACGGGTGTGA